In Trichoderma breve strain T069 chromosome 4, whole genome shotgun sequence, the following proteins share a genomic window:
- a CDS encoding HECT-domain (ubiquitin-transferase) domain-containing protein: protein MAPPYPTPPTARRGSEFTPRDETDLISRLHSDALDTPVSLTRRLAKSRTTHARVNPNLSSSDSEGDANAEPSSQQNRGRQPNHSRSMSNPFPSLFNGRRRQGSASKPSVDVDRPNGGPAPSNRPVQTHKRGNPSMSKDFATGNCMTCASLVKWPKELKVFKCTICMTINDLVPITPGQGPRTSPFGQLNMPISLDQTKHLVRQNLRSYVLRRLRDLSAEAQVEQAGDDWPLRQDRLHPDLAIRTHEPLDITPVRKGSVTKYTFDEEPTLHLNTASANPPIAMSRSYPSSSNEQTGLKGPPPNSNNNHVSPRPRDRSAGPPDDPRKIFKQLEDYITNCFNNFECINSSFSTQHPRYASRSASDTPRRPSVPSRDVRQPAQIKIDLDPKLLLLGDVAENGLWWTGQDTMAPKKTPNKEEPVHVHRPSPQTRSPQLNWTDIDEWYSVVNNAAKGWFQIYEEVSADLSLGHLAEQELRAIEQDVLKGQDHTQRLLLKVTENLLKRPGRPIKDPMDLRFLLIIMENPSLHSDNESFKGLLQPEMNQSIRSRPTDVNRPAGNTGLLSGQHSGIVKRILGLISNASPECQNQMITWLARYHAARFIKVKELASGFLTYRMIRQSEKKQTEHTVDPTAGLIPQMRAGRHGGASLHDAIGGPRPTKKSKEPPKVISYSDDWQIKAASRVLSLLFSANNMSPNRRGEDAHPNSQVTWNGAARVGGYFLPPTDFYNSMIDYTDLIDDFESWESKRSKFSFCQYPFLLSVWAKTHILEHDARRQMQSKARDAFFDSIMTRRNINQYLVLDVRRDCLVDDSLTAVSSVIGSGGEDLKKGLRISFQGEEGIDAGGLRKEWFLLLIREVFNPDYGMFIYDDDSQYCYFNSNSFEPADQFFLVGVVMGLAIYNSTILDVALPPFAFRKLIASAPSPPGSIIQHRPPMRYTLDDLAEYRPRLANGLRQLLAFDGDVEETFCLDFVIETDRYGSKVQVPLCPGGESKPVTNENRREYVDLYVRHVLDIAVKRQFEPFKRGFYTVCGGNAFSLFRPEEIELLIRGSDEPLDIASLRAVAEYDNWESKQPEETEPVIGWFWETFQQATPSDQRKLLTFVTGSDRIPAMGAASLTIKLSCLGDDCGRYPIARTCFNMLSLWRYASKERLESMLWRAVHESEGFGLK from the exons ATGGCCCCTCCATATCCCACTCCTCCCACTGCCCGACGCGGATCTGAGTTTACGCCGCGAGACGAGACCGACCTCATCAGCCGACTGCATTCAGACGCTCTTGATACGCCCGTCTCCCTCACACGACGACTTGCCAAATCCAGGACAACACACGCGCGAGTGAATCCCAACCTCAGCTCTTCCGACTCTGAGGGCGACGCCAACGCCGAACCGTCTTCGCAGCAGAATCGCGGCCGCCAGCCGAACCACTCCCGCTCCATGAGCAATCCGTTTCCGTCGCTCTTCAACGGCCGTAGGAGGCAGGGCTCGGCTTCAAAGCCCTCCGTCGACGTGGATAGACCAAACGGTGGCCCTGCTCCGAGCAACAGGCCGGTACAGACGCACAAACGAGGGAACCCCTCCATGAGCAAGGACTTTGCTACCGGCAATTGTATGACATGTGCCTCGCTCGTAAAGTGGCCTAAGGAGTTAAAGGTCTTCAAGTGTACCATTTGCATGACCATCAATGACTTGGTTCCAATTA CGCCAGGACAAGGTCCCAGGACGAGTCCCTTTGGCCAACTCAATATGCCCATCTCTCTTGATCAAACAAAACATCTGGTCCGGCAAAACCTGCGATCTTATGTTCTCAGGAGGCTTCGCGACTTGTCAGCTGAGGCTCAGGTTGAGCAGGCTGGCGACGACTGGCCGCTGCGGCAAGATCGACTACATCCAGATCTTGCCATACGGACTCATGAACCACTGGATATCACTCCAGTAAGAAAGGGTTCCGTCACCAAGTATACCTTTGATGAGGAGCCAACACTGCATCTCAATACCGCAAGCGCCAATCCTCCAATCGCCATGTCCAGGTCGtatccttcatcttccaatGAGCAAACCGGGTTAAAAGGCCCGCCgcccaacagcaacaataATCATGTCAGCCCGCGCCCACGAGATCGGTCTGCTGGCCCGCCTGATGACCCTAGAAAGATATTCAAGCAATTAGAAGACTACATTACAAATTGTTTCAATAACTTTGAATGTATCAACTCTTCCTTTTCCACGCAGCATCCCCGATATGCTTCGAGATCCGCAAGTGATACCCCTCGACGTCCCTCGGTCCCCTCAAGGGACGTGCGGCAGCCCGCACAGATAAAAA TTGATTTGGACCCGAAATTGCTACTGCTGGGCGATGTTGCGGAAAATGGGCTGTGGTGGACGGGCCAAGACACAATGGCGCCGAAGAAGACTCCCAACAAGGAGGAGCCTGTCCACGTTCACCGACCATCCCCACAAACAAGATCACCGCAGTTGAATTGGACCGATATTGATGAATGGTACTCAGTCGTGAACAATGCAGCAAAAGGCTGGTTCCAAATCTACGAAGAGGTCTCGGCGGATCTTTCTCTGGGCCACCTTGCTGAGCAAGAACTTCGTGCTATCGAACAGGATGTGCTCAAGGGACAGGATCACACTCAACGGTTGTTGTTAAAAGTTACTGAAAACCTGCTGAAAAGACCCGGCCGCCCAATCAAGGACCCGATGGATCTTCGATTCCTTCTGATCATCATGGAAAATCCGTCTCTTCACTCGGATAATGAAAGCTTCAAGGGGCTACTCCAGCCCGAGATGAACCAGTCTATACGTTCGAGACCAACAGATGTAAATCGCCCTGCTGGAAATACAGGTCTCCTATCAGGGCAGCACTCTGGAATCGTTAAACGAATACTGGGATTGATATCGAATGCATCGCCAGAGTGCCAAAACCAAATGATAACTTGGCTGGCTAGATACCATGCCGCACGCTTCATTAAAGTGAAAGAGCTAGCATCGGGGTTTTTGACATACAGGATGATTCGACaaagcgaaaagaagcagacTGAGCATACAGTGGATCCGACAGCTGGGTTGATACCACAGATGCGGGCTGGTCGACACGGTGGTGCATCTCTTCATGATGCGATAGGCGGGCCTAGACCTACTAAGAAGTCCAAGGAGCCACCCAAGGTGATTTCCTATTCAGATGACTGGCAGATCAAGGCTGCTTCCCGTGTGCTATCCCTCTTGTTTTCCGCAAACAACATGTCACCGAATCGTCGCGGCGAGGATGCTCATCCAAATAGTCAAGTTACCTGGAACGGAGCAGCTCGTGTTGGCGGATACTTTCTTCCACCCACTGATTTCTACAATTCCATGATAGACTACACCGATCTCATTGACGATTTCGAGTCTTGGGAATCTAAGAGGAGTAAATTCTCCTTCTGCCAATACCCGTTTCTCTTGAGCGTATGGGCAAAAACGCACATCCTAGAGCACGATGCCCGTCGACAGatgcaaagcaaagctcGGGACGCCTTTTTCGATAGCATCATGACTCGAAGGAACATCAACCAATATCTAGTCCTTGATGTACGTCGAGACtgccttgttgatgacaGTTTGACAGCTGTGAGTAGCGTCATTGGCAGTGGTGGTGAAGATTTGAAGAAAGGTCTCCGCATTTCGTTccagggagaggagggaataGATGCGGGTGGTCTCCGTAAAGAATGGTTCTTGCTCCTCATCCGGGAGGTTTTCAATCCCGATTATG GCATGTTCATCTATGACGACGACTCGCAGTATTGCTACTTCAACTCAAACTCGTTCGAGCCTGCTGATCAGTTCTTTTTGGTTGGCGTTGTCATGGGCTTGGCTATCTACAATTCTACCATTTTGGATGTTGCCCTGCCTCCTTTTGCTTTCCGAAAACTCATTGCTTCAGCCCCTTCTCCCCCTGGATCAATCATACAGCATCGACCACCGATGAGATATACGCTAGACGATTTGGCTGAATACCGCCCACGACTTGCAAATGGATTAAGACAACTTTTAGCTTTCGACGGAGATGTCGAAGAAACATTTTGCTTGGATTTTGTCATTGAAACGGATAGATACGGCTCCAAGGTACAAGTGCCTCTCTGCCCCGGGGGCGAAAGTAAGCCCGTGACAAATGAGAATCGGCGAGAATACGTCGATCTTTACGTGCGGCACGTTCTCGACATTGCAGTGAAGAGACAGTTTGAGCCCTTCAAGAGGGGCTTTTACACGGTCTGTGGCGGCAATgcgttttctcttttccgGCCTGAGGAGATTGAACTCCTTATCAGGGGGTCTGATGAGCCATTGGATATCGCGTCGTTAAGGGCCGTGGCGGAGTATGATAACTGGGAGAGCAAACAGCCTGAAGAAACCGAGCCAGTCATTGGCTGGTTCTGGGAGACGTTTCAACAGGCTACTCCTAGTGACCAACGCAAGCTACTTACATTTGTCACTGGAAGTGACCGCATACCGGCGATGGGGGCCGCATCGCTGACGATCAAattgtcttgtcttggtgATGACTGTGGGAGGTATCCCATTGCCAGAACGTGCTTCAATATGTTATCTCTCTGGCGTTATGCTTCAAAGGAAAGGCTAGAATCAATGTTGTGGAGAGCAGTTCATGAGAGTGAAGGATTCGGTCTCAAGTAA
- a CDS encoding mitochondrial ribosomal protein l51 / s25 / CI-B8 domain-containing protein — translation MDFALRLKGGHMGARKFWREYLPRLKYHNPSIPMIVNRHDQNQLPPTMTIYLRKAGSSAAPASSSSSSEPIAQPSSSRTNLSKAQPPTADERVVHIDMANKHSSHILEFFMAETRAVPLQPTNEEIAEMQALETLRKNAEVDRERVRLLRLEKKKEEDMLKRARAAGGMAEQEEA, via the exons ATGGACTTTGCCCTCCGTCTAAAAGGCGGCCACATGGGAGCTAG GAAATTCTGGAGAGAATACCTCCCCCGCCTGAAATACCACAACCCTTCCATCCCTATGATCGTCAACCGCCACGACCAGAACCAGCTCCCCCCAACCATGACAATCTACCTCCGCAAGGCCGgctcctcagcagccccagcgtcctcttcttcttcttccgaaCCCATCGCCCAGCCCTCATCGTCCCGGACGAACCTCTCCAAGGCGCAGCCCCCCACCGCAGACGAGCGCGTCGTCCACATCGACATGGCCAACAAGCACTCATCACACATCCTCGAGTTCTTCATGGCCGAGACCCGCGCCGTGCCGCTGCAGCCTACAAACGAGGAGATTGCCGAGATGCAGGCCCTCGAAACGCTACGCAAGAACGCAGAGGTCGACCGCGAGCGGGTACGACTGCTGAGActagaaaagaagaaggaagaggatatGCTGAAGCGAGCTAGAGCCGCGGGTGGCATGgcagagcaagaggaggcttaa
- a CDS encoding protein phosphatase inhibitor domain-containing protein yields MSQQQERSAQAPPASQTTTDTIRPEAAESSPRVILRLRGGHTSNGRSVQWADDVVDNEGLGRKSSKVCCIYHRPKGVDESSDESSSDSSSDSDSDSEAESRRKKKAGSDKDDCGNSKKRAPSPNAYEKIPKPKPKDTGKEVPK; encoded by the exons ATgtcgcagcagcaagagcGCAGCGCGCAGGCGCCTCCGGCGTCACAGACGACGACAGATACTATTCGGccggaggcggcggagagCTCGCCCAGGGTGATATTGCGCTTGAGGGGAGGGCATACTTCAAATGGGAGGTCGGTGCAGTGGGCTGACGACGTGGTTGATAACGAGGGTTTGGGTCGCAAAAGCTCAAAAG TGTGCTGTATATATCATCGTCCCAAGGGAGTTGACGAATCCAGCGACGAGTCATCGTCCGATTCCTCATCAGATTCGGATTCGGATTCAGAGGCTGAATCTAGACGCAAAAAGAAGGCTGGCAGCGACAAAGACGACTGTG GGAacagcaagaagagggcaCCAAGTCCAAATGCATACGAAAAGATACCAAAGCCCAAGCCAAAGGATACGGGTAAAGAAGTTCCCAAGTAG
- a CDS encoding glu-tRNAGln amidotransferase C subunit domain-containing protein has translation MSLCARCRLLCLRQNLRPRQTTATASLSTKSSPSSTAHDILSKPTWSVSSLLPSESHSAPEVITPSQLHHLLRLSALPLPKSPAEEQSMIATLQSQLQFARAVQRVDTKGVEPLRAIRDETEAAVKEMTIGLEDLEDVLAKETLVGHYQRPRRAKERIESDAENWDALATASRKAGKYFVVESGKKAEAGEP, from the coding sequence ATGTCTCTCTGCGCCAGATGCCGCTTATTATGCCTCAGGCAAAACCTTCGTCCCAGGCAAACAACAGCCACGGCCTCTCTATCAACCAAGTCCTCACCATCCTCAACAGCTCACGATATCCTCTCCAAGCCAACCTGGTCCGTCAGCTCTCTACTTCCATCTGAATCACACTCCGCACCAGAAGTCATCACTCCATCTCAATTGCACCATCTGCTGCGTCTATCTGCGCTCCCCTTGCCCAAATCCCCAGCCGAGGAGCAGTCCATGATTGCGACGCTCCAGAGCCAGCTACAATTTGCGCGGGCAGTACAGAGAGTCGACACCAAGGGAGTGGAGCCACTTCGAGCTATTAGGGATGAGACAGAAGCTGCAGTCAAAGAGATGACCATTGGATTGGAAGACTTAGAGGATGTATTGGCGAAAGAGACCCTTGTAGGCCATTATCAAAGACCCAGGAGGGCCAAGGAGCGCATTGAATCTGACGCTGAGAACTGGGATGCACtggcaacagcatcaagaaaAGCTGGAAAATACTTTGTCGTTGAGAGTGGGAAGAAAGCTGAAGCTGGGGAACCGTGA
- a CDS encoding soluble NSF attachment protein, SNAP domain-containing protein has protein sequence MNNPEALIQQAEKLVAKGKSGWSFFGGSEERYEQAATCYRQAAEAYELRSNFLDAAATYVKAAEIQEKNLSDGFEAPDSYVHASDAYRRAVMEEAKPINENEKAEAKAKAINCRKKAIKLTESSSSGSKLRRLSRMYDAIGQINEKDIAGPLVQARRNLLSSKTLTAADEERMKNLAMELQPTPNEADELQWLQSKTAFSDEEKAHLKWLESQILPALDEARIAYKEAANFLRLDAPLSASKLFEQYADLSVFIATLLPHSTEKNANSTQKDKNSYYEDALNAYATILKALQGDPKKNRFSIPTYCFKWCVCRLAQCDHVATTRDIPTYQGIEMDTYRQSEMHPDTLKSYIQSMQSKYTLLFDLNEAIKQKDREMIDEILQANVVDDWQKNVFTDIQNKYEPKDDEFA, from the exons ATGAATAATCCTGAGGCTCTCATCCAACAG GCCGAGAAGCTCGTGGCTAAGGGCAAAAGCGGATGGAGTTTCTTTGGCGGCTCGGAAGAGAGATATGAGCAAGCTGCCACTTGCTACAGGCAGGCGGCTGAGGCATACGAGCTGAGAAGTAACT TTCTCGATGCAGCTGCTACATATGTGAAAGCAGCCGAAATACAGGAGAAGAATCTCAGTGATGGTTTCGAAGCCCCCGACAGCTACGTCCATGCCTCCGATGCTTACCGAAGAGCCGTCatggaggaggccaagccgATCAACGAGAACGAAAAGGCCGAAGcgaaggcaaaggcaataAACTGCCGAAAAAAGGCCATCAAATTGACCGAGTCGTCCTCCAGTGGAAGTAAATTGAGAAGATTGTCGAGAATGTACGATGCAATTGGTCAGATAAATGAGAAGGACATCGCGGGCCCGCTTGTGCAGGCGAGGAGGAATTTGTTGAGTTCGAAGACGCTGACTGCCGCGGATGAGGAACGCATGAAAAATCTGGCGATGGAATTACAGCCGACTCCCAATGAGGCCGACGAGCTGCAGTGGCTGCAGTCGAAGACAGCGTTTAGtgacgaggagaaggcgCATCTGAAGTGGCTGGAGAGTCAAATTCTGCCAGCCCTGGATGAAGCGCGCATCGCGTACAAAGAAGCTGCTAACTTTTTACGCTTGGACGCGCCGCT GAGTGCCAGCAAGTTATTTGAGCAATATGCTGACCTCagcgtcttcatcgccactCTCCTTCCCCATTCTACCGAGAAGAATGCCAATTCTACCCAGAAGGATAAGAACTCCTATTACGAAGACGCCCTCAACGCCTACGCGACTATTCTCAAGGCCCTGCAAGGCGACCCAAAGAAGAACAGATTTAGTATCCCTACTTATTGCTTCAAGTGGTGCGTCTGCCGTCTAGCCCAGTGCGACCACGTAGCTACAACGCGCGACATCCCGACGTATCAGGGAATCGAAATGGATACGTATCGGCAATCCGAAATGCATCCAGATACGCTAAAAAGCTACATACAATCCATGCAGTCCAAGTATACGCTGCTTTTCGACCTGaacgaagccatcaaacAGAAGGACCGAGAAATGATTGATGAGATACTGCAGGCCAATGTGGTGGATGATTGGCAGAAGAACGTTTTCACCGATATCCAAAACAAGTATGAGCCTAAGGATGATGAGTTTGCGTAG
- a CDS encoding glycosyl hydrolases family 15 domain-containing protein, translated as MDLAASHSASALSLNVSSHTSSFILPIMHVLSTAVLLGSVAVQKVLGRPGSNGLSGVTKRSVDDFINTQTPIALNNLLCNVGPDGCRAFGTSAGAVIASPSTTDPDYYYMWTRDSALVFKNIVDRFTQQYDAGLQRRIEQYISAQVTLQGISNPSGSLSDGSGLGEPKFELTLSQFTGNWGRPQRDGPALRAIALIGYSKWLINNNYQSTVSNIIWPIVRNDLNYVAQYWNQTGFDLWEEVNGSSFFTVANQHRALVEGATLAATLGQSGSTYSSVAPQILCFLQRFWVSGGYIDSNINTNEGRTGKDANSLLASIHTFDPSLGCDASTFQPCSDKALSNLKVVVDSFRSIYGVNKGIPAGSAVAIGRYPEDVYFNGNPWYLATFAAAEQLYDSVYVWKKTGSITVTSTSLAFFQELVPGVAAGTYSSSQSTFTSIINAVSTYADGFLSEAAKYVPADGSLAEQFDRNTGTPLSAVHLTWSYASFLTAAARRAGVVPPSWASSGANSVPSSCSGASVTPKPGVPSGTPFTPIPCATPTSVAVTFHELATTQFGQTIKVAGSAPELGNWSTSAAIALDAVNYATNHPLWIGSVNLEAGDVIEYKYINVGQDGSVTWESDPNHTYTVPAVACVTEVVKEDTWQS; from the exons ATGGACCTGGCCGCGAGCCATTCGGCATCGGCTCTATCTCTCAACGTTTCCTCTCATACGTCCTCCTTCATTCTGCCCATCATGCACGTGCTGTCGACTGCTGTGCTACTTGGCTCAGTTGCCGTCCAAAAGGTTCTGGGAAGACCAGGATCAAACGGCCTGTCCGGCGTCACAAAACGATCTGTGGATGACTTTATCAACACACAGACTCCCATTGCTCTAAACAACCTTCTTTGCAATGTTGGCCCTGATGGATGCCGTGCCTTTGGTACATCGGCCGGTGCTGTGATTGCATCTCCGAGCACAACTGACCCAGACT ACTACTACATGTGGACGCGAGATAGTGCTCTTGTCTTCAAGAACATTGTCGACCGCTTCACTCAGCAGTATGATGCTGGCCTGCAGCGCCGCATCGAGCAGTACATTTCTGCCCAGGTCACTCTTCAGGGCATCTCAAACCCCTCTGGCTCTCTCTCGGACGGGTCCGGTCTTGGTGAACCCAAGTTTGAGTTGACCTTGAGCCAGTTCACTGGCAACTGGGGTCGCCCGCAGCGCGATGGCCCAGCTCTCCGAGCCATTGCCTTGATTGGTTATTCGAAGTggctcatcaacaacaactaccAGTCAACGGTGTCAAATATCATCTGGCCCATTGTGCGGAATGACCTCAACTATGTTGCCCAATACTG GAACCAAACCGGTTTCGATCTGTGGGAGGAAGTTAATGGTAGCTCGTTCTTTACCGTTGCCAACCAGCACCGAG ctcttgTTGAGGGCGCCACACTTGCTGCCACCCTCGGCCAGTCGGGAAGCACCTATTCCTCAGTTGCGCCTCAGATCCTGTGCTTCCTCCAAAGATTCTGGGTGTCGGGTGGATACATTGACTCCAACA TCAACACCAACGAGGGCAGGACTGGAAAAGATGCCAACTCTCTTCTCGCATCTATCCACACGTTCGATCCTAGCCTTGGCTGTGACGCCTCCACCTTCCAGCCTTGCAGTGACAAAGCCCTCTCCAACCTCAAGGTCGTTGTAGACTCCTTCCGCTCCATCTACGGTGTCAACAAGGGCATTCCCGCTGGCTCTGCTGTCGCCATCGGCAGATACCCCGAAGACGTGTACTTTAACGGAAACCCCTGGTATCTCGCTACGTTCGCTGCTGCCGAGCAACTTTACGACTCCGTCTATGtctggaagaagacaggCTCCATCACGGTGACTTCCACTTCTTTGGCCTTCTTCCAGGAGCTCGTTCCCGGTGTCGCGGCTGGAACTTactccagcagccagtcTACCTTCACgagcatcatcaacgccgtctCGACATATGCCGATGGATTCCTCAGCGAGGCTGCCAAGTACGTCCCCGCTGATGGTTCGCTCGCCGAGCAGTTCGATCGCAACACCGGCACACCTCTGTCAGCCGTTCACCTGACCTGGTCGTACGCCTCGTTTCTCACCGCCGCGGCCCGTCGGGCTGGCGTTGTCCCCCCCTCGTGGGCCAGCAGCGGCGCTAACTCAGTTCCTTCAAGCTGCTCGGGAGCTTCTGTG ACCCCCAAGCCTGGCGTTCCTTCTGGTACTCCCTTCACTCCCATTCCCTGTGCTACCCCGACTTCCGTTGCTGTCACTTTCCACGAGCTTGCCACAACGCAGTTTGGTCAGACTATCAAGGTCGCTGGTAGCGCTCCCGAGCTGGGCAACTGGAGCACGAGCGCGGCCATTGCTCTGGATGCCGTCAACTATGCCACTAACCACCCTCTGTGGATTGGATCAGTCAATCTGGAGGCCGGAGACGTTATcgagtacaagtacatcaACGTGGGCCAGGATGGTTCCGTCACCTGGGAGAGCGATCCCAACCACACCTACACTGTCCCTGCGGTGGCCTGTGTCACTGAGGTGGTTAAGGAAGACACCTGGCAGTCATAA